A genomic window from Clostridia bacterium includes:
- a CDS encoding lysoplasmalogenase, producing MANVVLGVFGGILAIQLFAAAAESTRARQITKPLLMPLLLLFYWLRAAEPAALVMLALVFSTMGDVLLLRPNKQGTFIAGLLSFLAAHVLYIVVFASNIARADGLPVWFYIIIVPYMLYCIGLFLALRPHLGPMKAPFVLYCLIISAMSLISLLRVPSFSGAGFYLPFIGSLLFMASDSILAIDTFRSKIPYGNMYIMATYVAAQVLIITGMIMS from the coding sequence ATGGCCAACGTAGTTCTTGGGGTCTTCGGGGGAATTCTGGCGATCCAGCTCTTTGCGGCAGCGGCGGAAAGCACCAGAGCGCGGCAGATCACGAAGCCCCTTCTGATGCCGCTTCTCCTTCTGTTCTACTGGCTCCGGGCCGCCGAGCCCGCCGCTCTGGTCATGCTTGCGCTCGTCTTCAGCACCATGGGCGACGTCCTCCTGCTCCGGCCCAACAAGCAGGGTACGTTCATCGCCGGCCTGCTCTCCTTTCTAGCGGCCCATGTTCTGTACATCGTCGTATTCGCAAGCAACATCGCGCGCGCGGATGGGCTTCCGGTGTGGTTCTACATCATAATCGTTCCCTACATGCTCTACTGCATAGGGCTCTTTCTGGCGCTCAGGCCGCATCTGGGCCCGATGAAGGCGCCTTTCGTCCTGTATTGCCTGATAATTTCGGCCATGAGCCTCATCAGTCTACTTCGCGTTCCCAGCTTCTCAGGTGCAGGTTTCTACCTGCCATTCATCGGATCGCTGCTCTTCATGGCCTCCGATTCCATACTGGCAATCGACACCTTCAGGTCAAAGATCCCTTACGGCAACATGTACATCATGGCCACCTACGTTGCAGCCCAGGTCCTGATCATAACCGGCATGATCATGTCGTAG